In Anaerolineae bacterium, the genomic stretch AATACAAGTCCGACGTCCTCAACAGTATGATGAAAATCAACTTCAATGTCCCCTTCGGCAAATATTGAGACATCAAAAAATCCGTGAACAGCAAAAAGGCTAAGCATATGATCAAAGAATGGTATGCCGGAAGAAATTTCATGGTTACCTGTTCCGCTTATATTCATCTTAATATTAATCTCTGTTTCTTTTGTTTTTCGCTTAACTTCAGCCATACGTTCCATATTCATCCTCATATCCATACCCTTTTTTTAAATATTTTTTATTTAACAGGGGTTCCTCTCTAATATGTTAAAATATGGTGGAGATGAGGGGGCTCGAACCCCTGGCCTCGGCATTGCGAACGCCGCGCTCTCCCAGCTGAGCTACATCCCCACAAAATATTTTATATATATATCAAATAGCATAAAACCGGTCAATTTAAAACAAGTTTTAAGTTTTATTATTATATGATATAAAATTGTGGTAAAAAAATATCACTGTGAGCGCGTCCGGATTTTCTTGAGTTAATTACATGACATACAAAATAAGGAAATACAACGAAATCAATGACAAATAAGATTATATTAAACGATGCATTTAAAGGCTTTACACTGGATCAGGATAAAATAGTGCCCCCTGAAGAAACAGTTAAGCGGTTCAAGGAAAAACTGAAAAATCTTGACCTCGACATTCTTAAAAGTACCGAAAGAATAGACAATGGTAGATTGGGCATACCGGTTTATCTTAGCTGTTGCGGCAAGGATGCATTGTCGGTTATTGGAACAAAAAAACAAATGGGAAAAGGAGCCACCCCGCATCAGGCAGAGGCCAGCGCTGTAATGGAGCTGGCAGAAAGATTTTCCTTTTACAGTTTCTACAATAATCCTGATAACTTTATCATTGAAAAATATAGAAATTTAAAAGACAGGGCAATATCCTTTGAGATGATTGCCGAATCAGTTCATGATGATTCAAACGAACTGGAAACAACCAAAAAAATATTTGAAAACATACCCTTAAAATGGACACGGGCATATAATCTGACACAAAATAAAGAAACCCTTATCCCTTTTAACTGGTTTTTCACAATCAATGAGTTTAATGGGACATCTGCAGGCAACTGTGCCGAAGAAGCCTTAATACAAGGCATCTGCGAGGTTGTGGAAAGGCACACATCATCCATAATCGGTCAAAACAACCTGAAAATACCCTCAATTAGTGCTGATTCAGCCACAGAACCGCTTGTCAAGGAAATGATTCAAAAGTACAGAAATGCCGGCATAAAACTTTATATTTCGGATTTTACGCTCGACTTAGGTATCCCCACAGTCGGGATATTGGCCTATGACCCATCGACCTTCCCGGAAAAAAGCGAAATTGTATGGACCGCTGGAACAACTCCGGATCCGCAAAAAGCTTTAAGTCGAGCCCTCTCAGAAGTAGCCCAGCTTGCCGGTGACTTTAATACCTGCTCCAATTATGTGGCAAGCGGTCTCCCTAAATTAAAAAAAATCAAAGAAGCTGAATTCATAACCAACTCGGAAACTAAAATCAATATAACCGCCCTTCCCGACATTTCAGACAATAACATAAAGATTGAGGTTCAAAACTGCATTTCCATGCTTGCAAAAAAAGGTTTTGAGGTGATTATAGTTGATACAACGCATCCCTTACTGAAAATACCGGCTTTCTATACAATTATACCAGGAGCGCATTTCAGGGAACGTTCACTGGGGGCCAGTGTTGGGATGTTTTCAGCCAAGCTGATATCAAAAAACAAAAACCCCCAAACGGCTATTTCTGAACTAAAAAAGATGGATAGTTTGCTTCCTGGAAAGTATTATATTAAATTCTATCTTGGTTCATGCTTTCTATCTATTAACGACCCTGAAACAGCATTAACCTATTTTAACCAGGCGCTTGAACTTAACCCTATAAAACAGGATGTTGCAAGCATCTATTCCTATATGGGTGTATGTCTGAAAAATATCGGAGAATATAGAAAAGCTCTTGATGTATTAAAAAAAGGGGAAGAATCCGACAGCGCAAAAACAGATATTTACAATCTTATGGGTTTTTGCAATTTTTCTCTCAAAAAGCATGAAAAGGCTATAGAGTGCTTCCGGAAAGTACTTAAACTCGATCCGGGTTCTGCCATCGATTATGCAAATATTGCCTCTAATTATCGTGACATGGGAAAAAGGGGAAAGGCCATCAAGTACTATGAAATAGCCTTATCAATAGATCCTGAAATTGATTTTGCAAAAACTAATCTGGAGAAACTGCGACGGACATAACATGTAAAACAATTCCTGACAACATTCCTGACTTAATGCCTTGTAAAATTTAATATTTTGTGTTATGTTAAATAAAATTGCCAGCTTATTTGACGATTAGTCTTATGTTGGCAATAAGCACAACTCCCTTTCCTGAGGGAGAAAATTAATCTACGAGGAAATATATTTATGTCAGAAAAAAACCCGGAATGCCCGTTATATAATCCATTAAACTGTAAAGAGTATTACAATCCCAAACTTTGCGCTTTTGTCAGGAAAGACAAGGTTTGTCTTAGAAAAAAGAAGTCCGAACCAAAAGCAAAAACCAAAAAAATAGATTAATATGAGGGGCGGTTTTATTTTTATCAGGCATGCCCCGCTATATCCGAAAGCTTACCCGGATCTATCCCCATTTTTTTCACAGCCTCTTCCCACATGTACTCACCCGGTATCTCAAAAATAATCTTTTCAGAAATAGGGCATGTCAGCCATACATTTTCCTTTATCTCCGATTCAAGCTGACCTTCACCCCAGCCGGCACATCCTACACTTACAATGCAGGCTTCAGGCCCCTCGCCCATTGCTATCACCTCTATAATATCCCTGCTGTTGCTCATGGCAAGGGAAGGTGTAACCATAAGACAGCTCTCCCAGTTAAATGGAGGCCCATGCAGAACAAAAATTTCACCGACATGAACAGGCCCGCCAATATATATAGGTATTGATTCAGAATCGGAAACATGATTTATTTTAAGTTCATCAAAAATATCCTTTCCAACTATGGCAGGATGAGGTCGATTCACAACAATACCCACGGCACCTTCCTGGGTATGTTCAGAAATACAGATGACAGTCTGGAAAAAATTCGGATCTGTCATGCCCGGCATAGCTATAAGAAACTGTCCCTTAAAAAACCCCTGATAATTATCTTCCATAATCTCCCCCACAGTGGTGAAAACTTTGCTCTTGGTTCAAGAAGGTCGGCAAGCAAGTGTCCAGTGGATAAGTTGATAAAGATATGACATGTACTTATAATAAAGTTGTATTTTTTTCCACATTTTATTTAAATTATCATGATTATGCGGATTCCATATAATAGTAAACTTTTTTATTTTGAGACACTTTTAATCGAGGGGTCTGATTAAACCGAACTTATTCTTGCTCACCACATGGGTATGGAACAATCCGGCTAAATCATCTTGACAGCCGCCAGGACCGGGTGTAAAGAAAAAAGTTTATGCAATTTAAGGAGCGTCTTATGGTCTTCCAAAGACTGCGGGAAAAGGTATAATGAAACTTGTCGTTCGTGATGTCTCGGCACTTCTGAATGTTTCGGAAAAGACCGTTTATCAATGGATTGCCAAACGCAACCTGCCTGCCCATTGCATCAACGATCAGTACCGGTTCAACCGTATTGAACTGCTCGATTGGGCAATGGCGAAACATCTGCCACTGGCTCCCGATATCCTGGGAAAAGCGCACCCGGACGACCCGTGCGAATTTCCGGGAATAGCGGAAGCGCTGCGGACGGGCGGGGTCTTCTACCATGTTCCCGGCGGGGACAAGGCAGCGGTATTGGCAAAAGTGGTCCGGATCATGTCGCTGCCCGCTGAAGTGGACCGGGATTTTCTACTGGAAGTGCTCCTGGCACGCGAGTCGCTGTGTTCCACCGGAATCGGCGACGGGGTGGCCATCCCGCACGTCCGCAATCCGATCGTCATGCATGTTCCCCGACCGATCATGTCGCTGAGCTTCCTGGAACAGCGGGTTGAATTCGACGCCCTCGACGGCCGGCCCGTACATACCCTTTTTACCATTGTCAGTTCCACAATTCACGGCCATCTGCAGTTGCTGTCCCGGCTCTCCTTTGCCATGCGTCAGCCCGATTTCAAGGCGGCGATCGCCCGCAAGGCACCGCGTGAGGAACTTTTGCAACAAGCCGAAGCCATCGACAGAACGGTTGCCGTCCAAAATTTGATGGATAGAGGAAACCTGTCATGACGCCCCTGCTGTTATCTTTTTTTATTTTGCTCGTCGGGGCGATAGCCGCGGCTGTTCTGCGCTGCACCCGGACGCAGTGGATCGGGCCCTGGAGCGCAATAGCCGGTGCGGCTATTGCGGCTTTCGCCGGACTGCGCAGCCTGATCGCCGGAACGACGGTTGACATCGCGGCTCCTTGGCAGGTGCCAATGGGATCGCTGCACGTCGGCCTCGATCCCCTGTCGGCGCTTTTCGTGTCCTTAATTGCAGTAATCGGCGTGCTGGCGGCAGCTTATGGCCGCGGTTATCTGGCAGATGATCCCGGCAATGGAAAGGTCGCGATGAGCTGGTGCTGGTACAATCTGCTCATAGCCGCCATGCTGCTGGTGGTGGTGGCCCGGGACGGCTTTCTGTTTCTGCTGGCCTGGGAGGCCATGTCCCTGTCCTCATTTTTTCTGGTCATGTTCGACCATGAAAAGGACGAGGTGATGCGGGCCGGCTGGACATATCTGGTGGCCGCCCATCTGGGAACGGCATTTTTACTGATCATGTTTCTGTTGCTGGGCGCCGACGACAGCCTGGATTTTGCCGCCTTGTCTGCGTCGGGTTTGTTGGCATCGATAGTCTTTGCGATGGCCTTGATCGGTTTCGGAACCAAGGCCGGCTTCGTGCCCCTGCACTTCTGGCTACCCGAGGCACATCCGGCGGCTCCTTCGCACGTTTCGGCCCTGATGAGCGGCGTCATGATCAAAACCGGCATCTACGGTCTGCTGCGGGTAATGACGTTTCTCAAGGCACCCGACGCCTGGTGGGGCTGGGCGCTGATCGTGATCGGAGCGGTGTCCGGTGTTGCCGGCATTCTTTTTGCGCTGGCGCAGCATGACTTAAAACGGCTGCTGGCCTATTCCAGTGTCGAACATATGGGAATTATCACAGTGGGCCTGGGGATCGGCATCCTGGGGGACGTTTCCGGCAACCCTGTCGTGGCGGCGATGGGCTTTTGCGGCGCACTGCTGCATGTGATCAATCACGGCATTTTCAAAAGTCTGCTCTTTCTGGGTGCCGGGTCTGTCCTGCACGCCACCGGGACCCGGGCGATTGATCGCCTGGGCGGTCTGATCAAACCCATGCCGGTGACCGGCGCCGCCTTTTTGGTGGGGGCAGCGGCGATTTGCGCCCTGCCACCGCTTAGCGGGTTTGTCAGCGAGTTCCTCATTTATTCCGCCGCTTTCAGCAGCGTGGCCGCAGGTACCCAGGTCTGGGGCGGAATCGTTGTCATCGGCAGTTTGGCCCTTATCGGCGGTCTGGCGGCAGCCTGTTTCACCAAGGCATTAGGAGCAGTCTTTCTGGGAGAACCACGCACCAGCGACGCAGTCGGGGTCCATGAAGCGCCGCTGTCCATGTGCTGGCCTATGGTTACGCTGGCGGCCCTGTGCGTCTTCATCGGCCTGACCGCAGCGGAAATGGTCCAGCTGGTGATGCCGGCGGTGGCCCAACTAACGCCTGCTGCGGTAAATACCGTCCTCCTGAAAAGGCTGCAGGACCTGATGACTCCAATCAGCATAGCAGCACTGGTTCTGATAGGTTTGACGGCGCTGCTTGCCGGACTGCGCTCGATGCTGCTGCGACGCCGCATGGTCCGCACAGCTGTTACCTGGGACTGCGGCTATGCGGCCCCGACACCACGCATGCAATATACCGCCTCTTCATATGCCCAGCCCCTGATCGGAATGTTCCAGACGGTTTTGCGAACGCGCTGCGACCTTAAGAAGCCGCAGGGCCTCTTCCCCGCCGCTGCCGGCCTGCACAACCAAACACCGGATTTATTTGTCCAGAGGGTTTACGCGCCGGCAATCCGGACAATCGTCAGGCTGGCCGACATTTTTCGCCGGATCCAGCAGGGACAAACTCACCTGTATATTCTGTATATCCTTGTGACCGTCCTGCTGCTGCTGATCTGGAACCTGTGGTGAGGACCGAGCCATGACACATGCCTATGCCCTATTTCATATTTTGCTGGCGTTAACGGCAAGCCCTCTGCTGCTGGCCCTGATCAATCGGGTCAAGGCCTTCTTCGGAGGTCGAAGCGGCCCGCCGCTGCTGCAGTCCTATTATGACCTGTTCAAGCTGCTTCGCAAGGGAGCGGTATACAGCCGTACCACATCGTGGGTTTTCCGCGCCGGTCCCGTGGTGGGACTGGCGGCCGCGTTAATAGCACTGCTGCTGGTACCCCTGGGTGATATTCCAGCCCTGGTGGCTTTTCCGGGCGATCTGCTGCTTATGGCATACACCTTGGGGTTGATGCGTTTTTTTACCGTTATAGCCGCCCTGGATACCGGCTCAGCCTTTGAAGGGATGGGGGCCAGTCGGGAAGTACAGTTTTCAGCTCTGACGGAAGTGGCGCTGCTGACTGGATTGGCCGCCATCTCCGCTAAAGTTCATGCCGTTTCACTGAGTACACTCAGCAGCCAGGTCTGGGCCGGAGTGCCGGCCTGGGAAGGCGGTGCCACCGTGCTGCTGGCATCGGGCGCACTGTTGGTGGTTTTGCTGGCTGAAAATGCCCGCATTCCCTTTGATGACCCCAATACCCATCTGGAACTGACGATGATCCACGAGGTCATGATACTGGATAACGGCGGTGTGGACCTGGCGCTGATTGAGTATGCATCCGCTATCAAGTTCTGGGTGCTAAGCGCCCTCCTGGTTTCCATTGCACTGCCTCTGCGGACGACGGTTCCCGTCTTGAATCTGGCACTCGGTCTGGGAGCAATGCTGATTCTTGGGGTGGTTGTTGGGTGCATCGAATCGATGATGGCCCGCCTGCGACTGGTCCGCGTGCCCCAGTTGATCGTAGCCGCCGGCGTACTTTCCCTTTTGGCCGTCATCATGGCGGTACGGTGAATATGATGCAAGCTTTAGATGAATTTCTGGTAATTGTGATGATCCTGTTGAATCTCAGGCTGATGGGCGTCAGCCGGCTCGGTGCCTGCGTGCAGACGGTGGCTATCCAGGCGCTGGTGATCGGCGCCTTGGCGCTCCTGTCGCAAACAGCACCAAGTTTCTGGACGGTGGCCCTTGTGACGTCAGCCACAGCCATTAAAGCCGGCGTCCTTCCCGCCATGGTCCGCAGGGCCATGCGCGAGACCGGCGTGGTGCGGGAAATCGATCCCTTGGTCGGCTACACCCTTTCAGTTCTGATCGGTACCGGCATGTTCGTGCTCAGTCTCCTGGCGACACGGTCGCTGGAGGTGCCATTTGCCGCTGGGGGGGCGCATTGGCTGGTTTCGGGTACGTTGTTCACGATGCTGACCGGGCTGTTTCTCATCGTAACCCGCCGCAAGGCCATCAACCAGGTATTGGGCTTTGTCACTATGGAAAACGGCATCTACCTGTTCGGCGTCGCCTTTGCGATACACGAGCCGTGGCTCGTCCAAGCCGGAGTGCTGCTGGACGTTTTTGCGGCCGTTTTCATCATGGGCATCATGATTTGTCATATCAACCGGGAATTTGATCATATTGATACGAACCGGTTATCAAATTTGAAGGATTGAAGTCATGATCTGGGCATTAATTCTGATTCCGGCAGCCTGCGGCATATTGGCCTTCCCCCTGGCTTCCGACCGACTGAGCCGCACCCTGCTGGTCACGGCCGCACTGGCCCATTTCGCCCTTGTGCTGGCGGCATGGCAAATGCCGCTGCCGTTTAACGCAGCAACCGGCTGGCTGACGGTAGACGCGGCATCTCTTTTATTTCTGAGCATCTGCAGCGGACTGTTTCTGGCAGCCTCCCTGTATGCGATCGACTACCTCGAGCGCTCGCCAAAGGCCCCGATTCGCGATTACCTGGAAGGCTTTCAATTCGGCAATCGCCCCGAACAGATTTTTATCGGCTGCCTGCTGCTGTTTCTGGCCGCCATGACCACGGTAATCGTTTCCAGCCACATGGGTATCCTCTGGGTGGCGGTGGAAGCCACTACGCTTGCCAGTGCACCGTTGATCTATTATCACCGGCACCATCGCAGCCTGGAAGCGGCCTGGAAATATCTGCTGATCTGTTCGGTAGGAATCGCGCTGGCACTGCTCGGCAATTTCTTTCTGGCCGTCGCAACCACCGCCAGACCCGGTCTGGAGCACAGTTTGCTGCTGCCGGAGCTCGTCAAAAACGCCGCCGGTTTTTCACCAACCTGGCTCAAGGCCGCATTTATGCTGATGCTGGTGGGCTACGGCACCAAAATGGGCCTGGCCCCAATGCATACCTGGCTACCGGATGCCCACAGCGAATCGCCATCCTTAGTGTCGGCACTGTTGTCTGGGGCTCTTCTCAACTGCGCTTTTCTGGCGATTCTGCGCATGCATACCGTGCTGGTCGCCGCTGGCCTGGGCGATTTCGGACGCGACATGTTGGTTCTCTTCGGCCTGTTTTCCATGGTATGGGCGGCTATACTACTGATTTCCCTGACCGATTATAAACGCATGCTGGCCTATTCCAGTGTCGAACATATGGGAATTCTCGCGGTGGGCATCGGTTTGGGCGGAGCAGCCTCCGCCGGAGCCATGCTGCATGTGCTGAACCATTCTTTGACGAAAGCCGCGCTATTTTTTGTGGCCGGCAATATCCTGGCGGTTTACCGGAGCAAGAATGTCGGAGATGCCCGTGGGCTGCTCGGCATCCTGCCGGTCAGCGGCGTGCTGTGGCTGGCTGGAATTATAGCCATTACCGGATCGCCTCCCTTTGGATTGTTCACCAGCGAGCTGATGATCCTCAAAGGCGCGCTCGCCGGGAGCCGCTGGGCCGTAGCCGGCTGTTATCTGACAGCTTTATTTGTAGCCTTTGCCGCCATGGCATGGGCCGGAATGCGGATGGCCTATGGCCTCCCGGATACCCCACTCATTCATTCGAGGCCGGCTGCCGAATCCATGCTATCCGTGGCTGTTCCGGCGACACTGCTGGCTGTGGTTTTCGTACTGGGGTTGTGGGTGCCCCCGCCGTTGTGGAAGTTGATCAAGGCCTCTGCCGCGACCCTGGGAGGAGGTTTCTGATGTCCATGAACATGCCCTTTCTGTATAATGGTGAAACCGTCTTGACTGCGGCAGTGCCGCTCATCGGCATTGATCGGTTTCGCTGTGAAGTGATCGAGCAAGTTGCCGGAGGCGGCCGCCTTTCGGCGCTCTTCGCAGTACAGCATAACGGTCGTTTCAGGCTCTATGCGGTACTGTGCCTGCCGGCGCGCGAACAGGCAGGAATTGTAGCCACCAAAATCGATGCTATATACCCGTCACTGACGCCGGACTGCCCATCGGCCCACTGGTTCGAGCGAGAAATCTTCGAGCAGTGGGGGATTCGGCCGCAAGGTCACCCCTGGCTCAAGCCGATCCGCTTCCAGCCGTCGGCCCGCGGCGCCGGTACGCCGGCGGTGGGCATTACCGATTTTTTCACCATGGCCGGCGAGGAGGTCCACGAGGTTGCGGTTGGGCCGGTACACGCGGGCATCATCGAACCGGGGCATTTTCGTTTTCAGTGCCACGGTGAAACCGTTTATCACCTGGAAATTTCACTCGGCTACCAGCACCGCGGGATCGAACGAGCCCTCGTCGGCGGACCCGGCCGGCGCACTATGCATTACATGGAGACCCTTGCCGGCGACAGCACAGTGGGCCATGCCGCAGCTTACTGCGCTATAATGGAGGCCCTCTGTGCAACAACGGTGCCGCTCGGCGCCGAGGCGATCCGAGCCATTGCCGCCGAATTAGAACGGATGGCTAACCATATCGGGGATATAGGAGCGATGGCCGGCGATGTTGGTTTCCTGCCCACGCTGAATTATTGCGGTCGAATCCGGGGAGATGTTCTGAATATGACCGCGCTGATCTGCGGCAATCGTTTCGGCCGGGGGCTGCTGACACCGGGCGGCGTCCGTTTCGGCCTCAGCGCGGACCGTCGCCGCCTTTTGGCAGAACGCCTCGATGCCGTGGAAAAAGATCTCAACTCTGCCGTGCCGCTGATGTTCAGCGCGCCTTCGGTTTTGTCGCGCATGGAAGGAACAGGGACGCTGACGGCGGATCTGGCACGGCAAATCGGGCTGGTGGGCGTGGCAGCCCGGGCGTGCGGGCTGCCCTGTGACGCTCGGACCCAGTTGCCCTATTCCCTTTACAGGTTCGACAGCCTGCCTACCGCCACGTACCATACGGGTGACTGTTTTGCCAGAGCCTACATCCGCTGGCTGGAACTGAAGCATTCGATCGCGTTTGTCCGGCGGCAACTTGTAGCCCCAGCCGCTGAAAACGGCCTGGTTGAGGCGTGCAACTCGCCGGGCCCCGACCGGATGGCTGTCGCGTTTAGCGAAGGTTGGCGGGGGGAAATCTGCCATGTGGCAGCCACGGACGCCCAGGGGCGTTTCGAGTTCTATAAAGTCATCGACCCCTCATTTCACAACTGGTTCGGCCTGGCCTATGCGCTGCGCGGGCAGGAAATTTCGGATTTTCCACTATGCAACAAGAGCTTTAACCTGTCCTATTGCGGACACGATTTATAAAGAAGGCAGAACTATGTTCCATATTTTAAAAGCCAGATGGCAACAGAAACACCGGACGATGCGGTATCCCGCCGGCTCCTTGCCGGAAATGCCGGACCGGTTTGCCGGGCGACCGGTTTTCTGCGGTGAATGCCTAAAAGGATGCCGTTCCTGCCGGGATGCCTGCCCGGTCGAAGCCGTCCGGCTCGAAGGCGAGCGCTTAACGCTGGACCTGGGGCGCTGCATCTTCTGCCGAGCCTGCGCAGAGGCCTGCTCCTGCGGAGCGCTTTCGTTCAGCCCAAACCCTCAGTTGGCGGCCGCACAACGGGAGGACCTGATCCTTTCAGCGGATTCACAAGCCCGTATCGAGGCCATGTCCGAACGAGCCCGCAAATTTTTTGGCCGTTCCTTAAAGCTCAGGCAGGTTTCGGCCGGTGGGTGCAATGCCTGTGAAGCGGATATCAACGTGCTGGGAACACCGGCCTGGGACATGGGCCGTTTCGGTATCCAGTTTGTTGCCTCGCCTCGGCACGCGGACGGCCTGCTGATAACCGGCCCTGTGACGGACAACATGCGTCTGGCCCTCGAAAAAACCTATGCGGCCGTGCCTGAGCCCCGTATCGTCATCGCCTGCGGTGCCTGCGCAATCAGTGGCGGAATATATGCCGGCCATCCCGAAGCGTCCGACGGCGCAGCTTCGGTGCTGCCCGTCGATCTTTATATCCCCGGCTGCCCGCCGCATCCGCTGACAACCCTCGATGCACTGCTGCGTTTTATCGGCCGACCGGTACCCTGGTATCCAGACAGTTTATGATGCGACACGTTTTGGCTAAGCCGGTTCATGAAGATCAAAATGCTACCTCTGAAATAAAGAATAAAGAGCACAGTTAAATGGAAAGTTTAATGGAATATGCCCGGCATAATGCCTCCGCTCTATATTCCTCCCAATTTCGATTCCTCCTGATTATGTTAAACATAATTTAAATAACATAAAAATATAAAAAACGATAATGTTTTTAGCCCTTTGAAAAAAATCCTGACAGGATAACAGGCCTGCCCTGGTGCAACCAGCAATAACACCGGACGCAAAGATTAAGGGGTTTTTTGTTTTAAAGAATAAATGAATAAAAAAGTTGACAAACTGTAGATTTAAGGTTGGAATAAATTATATGGATATTGGTGAAAATTATGTCCAGGAAGAAGCGGAATGGATTGAGGAGTCCGGGGAAATACCAGAGGTAGCCTTTTATGAAGCTGTTTCTTATCTTACTGAACAGGAAGATGGGCCAAAGCTGACGCTTGCTCCATTAGATATTAAACTCTTAGAAGACGCGGTAATATATCGATACAAAAACATTATATTGCGCGATCTTGATTACACCAACAGGAGTTCTCCTGTGTTTCGGGGAATGAAGAGAGCTATAATAAATTATGAAAGGTTAATAAAATATCAAACACTGAAGAATAGAGCGGTTTTCGGCTGGAAAGAAGAAATCTGCCGGTTTCTTATAGAATATATGGTTCGGGAATGCCAAGATATCTCGGAAGGAAGGCTCTACAGAACAATCAACTGTGGGCGGGAACAATTAGAGAAATTTGCAAAAAAACTTGGTGTTGATGTTGACCCGAA encodes the following:
- a CDS encoding hydrogenase, with translation MFHILKARWQQKHRTMRYPAGSLPEMPDRFAGRPVFCGECLKGCRSCRDACPVEAVRLEGERLTLDLGRCIFCRACAEACSCGALSFSPNPQLAAAQREDLILSADSQARIEAMSERARKFFGRSLKLRQVSAGGCNACEADINVLGTPAWDMGRFGIQFVASPRHADGLLITGPVTDNMRLALEKTYAAVPEPRIVIACGACAISGGIYAGHPEASDGAASVLPVDLYIPGCPPHPLTTLDALLRFIGRPVPWYPDSL